In a single window of the Oryctolagus cuniculus chromosome 9, mOryCun1.1, whole genome shotgun sequence genome:
- the LOC100350907 gene encoding C-type lectin domain family 4 member D, with protein MELEGRPSKRNQNPQLIPWAVAAVCISLFSACFIASCLVTSHNFLRCKRSMGMFKFPAYHRELRCIREKSESKGSYWNCCPVGWRAFQSNCYLPLNDNRTWTESERNCSGLGAHLATIGTEAEQNFITPFLDRQYSYFLGLTDEKTEGQWHWVDQTPFNPHMTFWHKNKPSDSREKNCVILVNDQDKWAWSDFPCNFETSRICKIPAMAFS; from the exons ATGGAGCTGGAAGGACGTCCAAGTAAAC GAAACCAGAATCCCCAGTTGATTCCGTGGGCCGTTGCTGCTGTTTGCATCTCACTTTTCAGTGCCTGTTTCATTGCAAGCTGTTTGG TGACTAGTCACAACTTTCTACGCTGTAAGAGAAGCATGGGAATGTTCAAGTTTCCAGCCTACCACAGGGAGCTCAGATGCATCAGAGAGAAATCAGAATCAAAAG GGAGCTACTGGAACTGCTGTCCTGTTGGCTGGAGAGCCTTCCAGTCCAACTGCTACCTGCCTCTTAACGACAACAGGACATGGACTGAGAGCGAGAGGAACTGCTCAGGGCTGGGGGCCCACCTGGCGACCATTGGCACAGAAGCTGAGCAG AACTTCATTACTCCATTTTTGGACAGACAATATTCATATTTCCTGGGACTTACTGATGAGAAGACCGAAGGTCAATGGCACTGGGTAGACCAGACACCATTTAACCCACACATGAC attctgGCATAAGAATAAACCCAGCGACTCCCGAGAAAAAAACTGTGTTATCCTTGTTAATGATCAAGATAAATGGGCCTGGAGTGATTTTCCTTGTAACTTTGAGACAAGTAGGATTTGTAAGATACCTGCAATGGCATTCAGCTAG
- the CLEC4E gene encoding C-type lectin domain family 4 member E, with product MDSSKSSVLKCTERGCFSSQAFFRTVAAISILLLSGCFIIRCVVTYHVFLTCDTRRIQPHENITQLSCYSDGLGSVKNCCPLNWKYFQSSCYFFSTDTMSWISSSKSCSNVGAHLVVINTQEEQEFLAHAKPRKKEFFIGLTDQVIEGQWKWVDGTPFMESLSFWDEGEPNNIVTLEDCATIRDSANPKKNWNDVPCFFNMLRICEMPQINNLNKGNL from the exons atGGACTCATCCAAATCATCTGTACTGAAGTGCACAG agaGGGGATGCTTCTCTTCTCAAGCGTTCTTTCGGACTGTTGCTGCCATCTCCATTCTCCTTCTAAGTGGCTGTTTTATCATCAGATGTGTGG TGACTTACCATGTTTTCCTCACCTGTGACACGAGAAGGATCCAGCCACATGAAAACATCACACAGCTGTCCTGCTACAGTGATGGATTAG GTTCAGTCAAGAATTGCTGTCCATTGAACTGGAAATATTTTCAGTCCAGCTGCTACTTCTTTTCTACTGACACCATGTCCTGGATATCAAGCTCAAAAAGCTGCTCAAATGTGGGCGCCCATCTGGTGGTCATCAACACACAGGAGGAGCAG GAATTCCTTGCCCATGCAAAACCTAGAAAGAAAGAGTTTTTCATTGGGCTGACGGACCAGGTGATCGAGGGTCAGTGGAAATGGGTAGACGGCACACCTTTTATGGAATCGCTGAG cTTCTGGGATGAAGGGGAACCCAACAACATAGTCACCCTGGAGGATTGTGCCACCATAAGGGATTCTGCAAATCCAAAGAAAAACTGGAATGATGTACCATGTTTCTTCAATATGCTTCGTATTTGTGAAATgccacaaataaataatttgaacaaAGGAAATCTCTAA